The Dongia rigui genome includes the window AAAAAAGAGCGAACCGGAAGATCTCGTCATCCCCGGGCTTGACCCGGGGATCCACTGTCGCCGGTTACGCGACCACCTTCACGGCGTCGCCGACCTTCACAGTGCCTTGGCTGGCGATCGCGCTGTAGACGCCGGCATTCGTCTTGTTGGCAGCGGTGGCGTGGAGAATACCTGGGTCGTCGGGCAGATCGCCTTGCGCGCGCGTGGTCATCGCACAGCGCTTGCAGACGTCGTTCACGTTGAAGGTCGCACCGCCGATCGCGACAGGATGGCCGATCCAATCCTCTTCGATGAAACCCACGGCGTCACCGGCATCCAGCATGATGTTGGGGCGAAAGCGGGCCGGCGCGAAATTGCCGCGCGCATGCTCCTGCTGCAAGCGCTTCAAGGTGGCGGTGGTCAGCAGATGGCAATGGCTGAGCTCATAGAGCTTCGGCACACGCCTGCCGTCATTCTTCACGAAGGCCGCCGGCATGCCGAGGCGCTCGCTGATGACGGCGTCGAGCTGGGTATCGTCGCTGCGCATCGTGCTGCCATCGGCAAAGTCGAGCTCCACCACCGGTGCGGCAGCATCGACATCGGTTACAAAGCGCGCATGCCAGGTGATGAGCGGGCGATAATTCTTCTTGGCGCGGCTGGAATGCGCGATGGCGCCCAGTTCCAGATCGACAATCGCAAAGTCCCGGTCGCCGGGCATGCCACGCGGGCCGAATGTCGCCTGCGGCAATTCCTCGCCCCGCACGCTTTGCACCGGATAGCGATAGAGACCGCTCACTCTCACGCTCACGCCACATCTCCTTTGCCGATACGCCAGACCAGTGTCAGTCGCATGTCCTTGTCTTCCAGTTCGATCGAGGTCGGCACCTGGTAGCGTGCGACCTCGGTAAGCCCTTTTCGCGGCAGATAGGCGCGACCCGGATCGCCCATCAGCACGGTGACACCGGCTTCAGCCAATTGTTCGAACCAGGCAAAGACCCGCTCCGCCATCGGCCGCTCGTAACACACGTCGCCGGCGAGAACGAGATCGAGGCCGAGATCCATCCGCCCGACCAGATCCTGTGTCACCACCTCGATCCGCGTCTTGTTGAGATCGGCATTGAGGCGGATCGCCTCGGCTGCGAAATCGTCGATTTCGGCCGCGATCACCGAAGCAGCGCCAGCACGCGCCGCAGCGATGCCGGAAAGGCCGCTGCCGGCTGCAAAATCCAGCACGCGCTTGCCCTTCACCGATTTGGGATCGTCGATCAGGTAGCGTGTGAGCGCCTGCCCACCCGGCCAGCAGAAGGCCCAATAAGGCGGCGGCAGGCCCAGATCATCGAGCTCCTTCTGCGTTGCGCGCCAGATCGGGCTGATCTCGGTGGCGAGATGCAGTTTCAGCTCCGGCACCAGGCTGGGTCTTGCGATCTTCGTCTGGGCGCGGATGAAGCTGGTGGGATCGCTCACCGGGTCAGAGCCGATCCACGATGATGCCGAGAAACAAGATCCAGCCGATGAAACGGTTGGAGCGGAACTTGGCATCGCAATCGGGCCCATCATCGATATCGACATCGTAAAGCTGCCAGGCAAGATGCATGGCAACGCCGGCAAGGGCGAGATAAGCGGCAAAGCCGCTCCCGGCGGAGAGCAGTGCCGCACCAAAACACAACACCACCAGCGCGCCAAACCCACTCAGCCATTTCTTGGTATCGGCGCCAAGACGCCGCGCGGTCGATTTGACGCCGATCAGGGCGTCGTCATCCTTGTCCTGGTGGGCATAGATCGTGTCGTAGAACAGCGTCCAGAAAAGGCCGCCGACATAAAGCCAGACCGGCGCCGCGGCGAGGTCGCCTGTGACGGCAGCCCAGCCGAGCAGTGCCCCCCAGTTGAAGGTGAGGCCCAGGAACGCCTGCGGCCACCAGGTGATGCGCTTCATGAATGGATAGGCAGCGACCAGCGCCAGGGACGCGACGCCGAGCAGGATGGCAAAAAACGGCAGCTGAATGAGAATGACGAAGCCGACGAGCAGCTGCAGCGCCAGGAACACCAGCGCCTGTTTGAGGCTCAAGGCACCGGAGGCGAGCGGCCTGGTCGCCGTGCGCGCCACCTTGGCATCGAAATCGCGGTCGGCGATGTCGTTGACCGTGCACCCCGCCCCGCGCATGACCAGCGCGCCGATGGCAAAAAGGACGACGAGCTTCAGATCCGGCGCGAAGCCTTTCGGGCCGGCAAGGGTGATCGACCACCAGCAGGGAAAGAGCAACAGCCAGGTGCCGATCGGCCGGGAGAGCCTGGCCAGGCGCGCATAGGGCCGCAAGCTGGCCGGCAGGTACCGGTCGACCCAATCAAGCGCGCGGATATTGCTGGCGTCGTTCATCGGTTTATCATGTCATCAAATGCCGCTAGTTTGCGCCAAACCATAGTGACCCACAGGGAATTGCTCAAGAACATGATCCCACGCCTTTACGTGACGATCGATTTGAAGCCCGGCACCCGCTTTGCGGCCGATGAACGGACGGCGCATTACCTCAAGAACGTCATGCGCCGGGCGGTGGGCGATCCCGTCATCCTGTTCAACGGCCGGGACGGCGAGTTCAACGCCACGCTCGCTGATGTTGCCAAAAAGACCGTCGAGATCGAGATCGCCGCGTTGCGCCGGCCGCAAATGGGTGTGCCCGACATCTCGCTGTGCTTTGCACCGTTGAAGAAGGACGCGGTCGATTTCCTGGTCGAGAAGGCAACGGAACTGGGTGTCGCCGCCTTTCAGCCGGTCTTTACCAAGCACACCGCTGCGACCCGCCTCAATCTGGAGCGCCTCGCCGCCAATGCGATCGAAGCGGCCGAGCAGACCGAGCGCCTGACGCTGCCCCAAATTCACGAGCCGCGTTCGCTGAGCGACCTCATCGACGGCTGGGACCCAGCCCGGCGCATCATCCTCTGCGCCGAGGCGGGCCCGGCCCTTCCCATCGCGGAAGCGTTATCCAACCTAAAGTCCGATGTGAGACAAACTAACGCATGGGCCATACTTTGTGGGCCAGAAGGGGGATTTGCCCGTTCCGAGCTTGACCTCCTTTCAAAACTGCCATTTGTTACGCCAGTTGGGCTGGGACCTCGAATCCTGCGTGCCGACACCGCCGCTCTCGCAGCGCTCGCGGTCTTTCAAAGTATCCTGGGCGACGGCGCCCATC containing:
- a CDS encoding MOSC domain-containing protein — protein: MSVRVSGLYRYPVQSVRGEELPQATFGPRGMPGDRDFAIVDLELGAIAHSSRAKKNYRPLITWHARFVTDVDAAAPVVELDFADGSTMRSDDTQLDAVISERLGMPAAFVKNDGRRVPKLYELSHCHLLTTATLKRLQQEHARGNFAPARFRPNIMLDAGDAVGFIEEDWIGHPVAIGGATFNVNDVCKRCAMTTRAQGDLPDDPGILHATAANKTNAGVYSAIASQGTVKVGDAVKVVA
- a CDS encoding class I SAM-dependent methyltransferase yields the protein MSDPTSFIRAQTKIARPSLVPELKLHLATEISPIWRATQKELDDLGLPPPYWAFCWPGGQALTRYLIDDPKSVKGKRVLDFAAGSGLSGIAAARAGAASVIAAEIDDFAAEAIRLNADLNKTRIEVVTQDLVGRMDLGLDLVLAGDVCYERPMAERVFAWFEQLAEAGVTVLMGDPGRAYLPRKGLTEVARYQVPTSIELEDKDMRLTLVWRIGKGDVA
- the ubiA gene encoding 4-hydroxybenzoate octaprenyltransferase, yielding MNDASNIRALDWVDRYLPASLRPYARLARLSRPIGTWLLLFPCWWSITLAGPKGFAPDLKLVVLFAIGALVMRGAGCTVNDIADRDFDAKVARTATRPLASGALSLKQALVFLALQLLVGFVILIQLPFFAILLGVASLALVAAYPFMKRITWWPQAFLGLTFNWGALLGWAAVTGDLAAAPVWLYVGGLFWTLFYDTIYAHQDKDDDALIGVKSTARRLGADTKKWLSGFGALVVLCFGAALLSAGSGFAAYLALAGVAMHLAWQLYDVDIDDGPDCDAKFRSNRFIGWILFLGIIVDRL
- a CDS encoding 16S rRNA (uracil(1498)-N(3))-methyltransferase, producing the protein MIPRLYVTIDLKPGTRFAADERTAHYLKNVMRRAVGDPVILFNGRDGEFNATLADVAKKTVEIEIAALRRPQMGVPDISLCFAPLKKDAVDFLVEKATELGVAAFQPVFTKHTAATRLNLERLAANAIEAAEQTERLTLPQIHEPRSLSDLIDGWDPARRIILCAEAGPALPIAEALSNLKSDVRQTNAWAILCGPEGGFARSELDLLSKLPFVTPVGLGPRILRADTAALAALAVFQSILGDGAHRPPAPLLPIGQSPA